The Acidobacteriota bacterium genome window below encodes:
- a CDS encoding DNA polymerase Y family protein, producing MSDGAEPEQPVAVLEGKPPLEKVMAANERARALGIEPGMTRLEAESFGVVKLLPRSPAQEAAAYAALLDAACAFSPRVEATAADTVVLDLVGLEVLFGPPAKLGRDLARRACDLGIEAHVAIAANPDAAVYAARGFAGVTIIPPEQTAERLGLLPVEILAQEAEAPQDFDGAAPVERFAEVMQRWGIRTLRPFAALPAVAVVERLGQRGLLLQRLARGEWSRTLVPFEPAAVFEEICELEYPVENLEPLAFLLNRMLEQLCGRLKARSLATNEVRLTCVLDHADETENPPRRHGGTEKGKEDKKKEKDSSVAQCLRGEVFARTLKLPVPMQDAKVLLKLLQLDLSAHPPPAPVEKIAVRAEPVKPRATQDGFFVPVAPEPEKLELLLARVAGIVGEQNVGAAEVLDSHRPDAHRLKRFSVSRFQFPERDAGNRKLETGNARSARLALRLFRPPLRARVELQAGKPVRVSFLAHVFLSNPRAEVTACAGPWRTSGEWWTDDGWQHDEWDVALRMKDGNTKDGAALYRMYRDVASGDWFVYGSYD from the coding sequence ATGAGCGACGGTGCCGAGCCTGAGCAGCCGGTCGCGGTGCTGGAAGGCAAGCCACCGCTCGAGAAAGTGATGGCGGCCAACGAACGCGCGCGCGCACTCGGCATCGAGCCCGGCATGACGCGGCTGGAAGCGGAAAGCTTCGGCGTCGTGAAACTGCTGCCGCGCTCGCCGGCGCAGGAAGCAGCCGCGTACGCCGCGCTGCTCGACGCCGCCTGCGCCTTCTCGCCGCGCGTCGAGGCCACCGCGGCGGATACTGTTGTCCTCGACCTGGTGGGACTAGAAGTCCTCTTCGGTCCGCCCGCGAAGCTCGGGCGCGACTTGGCGCGGCGCGCGTGCGACCTCGGCATCGAGGCGCACGTCGCCATTGCAGCGAATCCCGACGCCGCCGTCTACGCCGCGCGCGGTTTTGCCGGCGTCACCATCATCCCGCCCGAGCAGACGGCCGAGCGCCTCGGCCTGCTGCCCGTGGAGATCCTCGCGCAGGAAGCAGAAGCGCCGCAGGATTTTGACGGCGCCGCCCCGGTCGAACGTTTTGCGGAAGTGATGCAGCGTTGGGGAATCCGCACGCTGCGGCCCTTCGCCGCGCTGCCCGCGGTCGCCGTGGTCGAGCGCCTCGGACAGCGCGGACTGCTGCTCCAAAGGCTAGCCCGTGGCGAATGGTCGCGCACGCTTGTCCCCTTCGAGCCGGCGGCGGTTTTTGAAGAGATATGTGAACTGGAGTATCCGGTGGAGAACCTGGAGCCGCTGGCCTTCCTGCTGAACCGCATGCTCGAGCAACTGTGCGGCCGCCTCAAGGCACGTTCGCTCGCGACCAACGAAGTACGACTAACGTGCGTTTTAGATCATGCCGACGAAACCGAAAATCCACCACGGAGACACGGAGGCACAGAGAAAGGCAAAGAAGACAAAAAGAAAGAAAAAGATTCCTCCGTGGCTCAGTGCCTCCGTGGTGAGGTTTTCGCGCGCACGCTGAAGCTTCCCGTCCCCATGCAGGACGCGAAGGTCCTCCTCAAGCTCCTGCAGCTCGACCTGAGCGCCCATCCCCCGCCCGCGCCGGTCGAGAAGATCGCCGTGCGCGCCGAGCCGGTGAAGCCGCGCGCCACGCAGGATGGGTTTTTTGTTCCGGTCGCGCCCGAACCGGAAAAACTCGAGCTGCTGCTGGCGCGCGTTGCCGGGATCGTGGGCGAGCAGAATGTGGGCGCCGCCGAGGTGCTCGACTCGCATCGTCCGGATGCGCACCGGCTAAAGCGGTTTTCAGTTTCTCGTTTCCAGTTTCCCGAAAGAGATGCTGGAAACCGAAAACTGGAAACCGGGAACGCGCGCAGCGCGCGCCTCGCGCTCCGTCTCTTCCGTCCGCCGTTGCGCGCGCGCGTCGAGCTGCAGGCGGGCAAGCCGGTGCGCGTCTCGTTCCTCGCGCACGTTTTTTTAAGTAACCCCCGCGCCGAAGTCACCGCTTGCGCCGGCCCGTGGCGCACCTCCGGCGAGTGGTGGACGGACGATGGCTGGCAGCACGACGAGTGGGATGTCGCGCTCCGCATGAAAGACGGGAACACGAAAGACGGCGCCGCGCTCTACCGGATGTATCGCGACGTCGCGTCAGGAGATTGGTTCGTGTATGGCTCTTACGATTGA